A DNA window from Betta splendens chromosome 6, fBetSpl5.4, whole genome shotgun sequence contains the following coding sequences:
- the polg gene encoding DNA polymerase subunit gamma-1, with translation MLHVLRCPVQRTLISPRRACLPSLYYSTTAPSLQGEDSAETRLSPLNIQMLSKNLHEQIFRGLHPENRPEDVERSVRHLQKHQLWGKETSLLPDVELKLPKMYGKSIDEHFRILAQKQSFPYLEAAMKLQQAELPPMPGEWSRELGWTRYRRSGERHRVDFPEESALVFDVEVCTSEGQCPTLAVAVSPTNWYSWCSKRLIEDRYSWSNQLTPADLIPLETPVNSARPPGGEWKERLIVGHNVSFDRSHIKEQYFLKGSKVRFVDTMSLHMAISGLTGFQRTLWMANKLGKRRGLQEVKEHIKRAEKKNDGPMIGSWDWVNISSINNLADVHALYVGGPPLQKEARETFIKGRMMDVRNNFQELMQYCAMDVQATHQVFMEQLPLFMERCPHPVTFAGMLEMGVSYLPINQNWGRYLEDSQDVYEELQREMKKSLMTLADDACQLLHDHRYKEDPWLWDLEWDVQEFKLKKVTASKKELAKKAAEAQVATPLPECEEDPGPPSEEEMEGPCPSRLAVEKLKEKVTRLPKRRQHLPGHPGWYRKLCEKMSEEDSWSPGANLISLQMRLTPKLMGLTWDGFPLHYTDKHGWGYLVPGRKDNLKTQEESAGPVCPYRTIENIYKEYCELNSKEKPGCLDSSPSEDLMLTDTAVWAKVEELSSLESLTDENGVGMIRNAERGKKGSPDLVPDESRCHYHHGNGPFNDVDIPGCWFFKLPHKDGNQNNVGSPFSKDFLSKMEDGTLRAGRGGTNATRALEINKMMSFWRNAHKRISSQMVLWLRKGELPRAVVRHKDFDEEGQYGAILPQVITAGTVTRRAVEPTWLTASNARRDRVGSELKAMVQVPPGYHLVGADVDSQELWIAAVLGEAHFAAMHGCTAFGWMTLQGKKSQGTDLHSRTADAVGISREHAKVFNYGRIYGAGQPFAERLLMQFNHRLSQAEAGSKARQMYALTKGIRRYHLSEEGEWLVSELGIDVKREEDGSVSLQELRRISKLASKCSRRKRWNIVGKRLWAGGTESDMFNKLESIAHSSQPATPVLGCRISRALEPMAAKDEFITSRVNWVVQSSAVDYLHLMLVAMKWLFEEHNIDGRFCISIHDEVRYLVRSEDRYRAALALQITNLLTRSMFAHALGMQDLPHSVAFFSAVDIDQCLRKEVTMDCVTPSNPTGLERRYGLRPGEALDIYQIIDITKGSLSKGR, from the exons ATGCTGCACGTGTTGCGCTGCCCCGTGCAGAGGACTCTCATCTCTCCACGAAGGGCATGTCTGCCCTCCCTCTACTACTCCACCACAGCTCCCTCGCTTCAGGGCGAGGACTCCGCCGAAACCCGCCTGAGCCCCCTCAACATCCAGATGCTGTCAAAGAACCTCCATGAGCAAATCTTCCGAGGGCTGCACCCGGAGAACCGCCCGGAGGACGTGGAGCGCAGCGTCAGACACCTGCAGAAACACCAGCTGTGGGGGAAGGAAACCTCATTGCTGCCAGACGTGGAGCTGAAGCTTCCCAAAATGTATGGAAAAAGCATCGATGAACACTTCCGCATTCTGGCCCAGAAGCAGAGCTTTCCGTACCTGGAGGCTGccatgaagctgcagcaggccgAGCTGCCTCCCATGCCAGGGGAGTGGAGCCGGGAGCTCGGCTGGACGCGCTACAGGCGCAGTGGGGAGAGGCACAGGGTGGACTTCCCAGAGGAGTCAGCGCTGGTGTTTGATGTGGAGGTGTGCACGTCGGAGGGACAGTGTCCCACACTGGCTGTCGCTGTGTCTCCTACCAACTG GTATTCCTGGTGCAGTAAACGACTGATAGAAGACAGATACTCATGGTCAAACCAGTTGACTCCTGCTGACCTCATCCCACTCGAGACGCCTGTTAACTCTGCCCGCCCCCCTGGGGGTGAGTGGAAGGAGCGGCTCATAGTGGGCCATAATGTCAGCTTTGATCGATCCCACATTAAGGAGCAGTACTTTCTAAAG GGCTCAAAGGTTCGCTTCGTGGACACCATGAGCCTTCACATGGCCATCTCAGGGCTAACTGGGTTCCAGCGCACACTGTGGATGGCCAACAAGCTGGGCAAGAGGAGAGGTCTGCAGGAGGTCAAAGAGCACATTAAGAGagctgaaaagaaaaatgatggCCCAATG ATCGGCTCCTGGGACTGGGTGAATATTAGCAGCATAAACAACCTGGCTGATGTGCATGCTCTGTATGTGGGAGGGCCACCACTGCAAAAGGAGGCCAGAGAGACTTTTATAAAGGGCAGAATGATGGACGTCAGGAATAACTTCCAG GAGTTAATGCAGTACTGCGCCATGGACGTTCAGGCCACCCATCAAGTCTTCATGGAGCAGCTTCCCCTCTTCATGGAGCG GTGCCCACACCCAGTGACATTTGCAGGAATGCTTGAGATGGGCGTGAGCTACCTTCCCATTAATCAAAATTGGGGACGGTACCTGGAGGATTCTCAGGATGTTTACGAGGAGCTCCAGCGAGAGATGAAGAAGTCTCTGATGACTCTGGCAGACGATGCCTGTCAGCTCCTGCACGATCACCG gtACAAGGAAGACCCCTGGCTTTGGGATCTTGAGTGGGATGTGCAGGAGTTCAAGCTAAAGAAAGTAACTGCCAGCAAGAAGGAACTCGcgaaaaaagcagcagaagctcAAGTAGCTACTCCACTTCCAGAGTGTGAAGAAG ACCCAGGTCCACCgtctgaggaggagatggagggccCTTGCCCCAGCAGGTTGGCTGTTGAGAAGCTGAAGGAAAAAGTGACTCGACTGCCGAAGAGAAGGCAACATCTGCCTGGACATCCAGG GTGGTATCGTAAGCTCTGTGAGAAGATGTCTGAGGAGGACAGCTGGTCACCTGGGGCCAACCTGATCAGCCTGCAAATGAGGCTGACTCCAAAGCTGATGGGTCTGACGTGGGACGGTTTCCCCTTGCACTACACAGACAAGCATGGGTGGGGCTACCTGGTCCCTGGACGCAAAGACAACCTGAAGACTCAAGAGGAAAGTGCAGGGCCCGTGTGCCCCTACAG AACCATTGAGAACATTTACAAAGAGTATTGTGAGCTGAACAGCAAAGAGAAGCCTGGATGCCTGGACTCCAGCCCTTCAGAGGACCTCATGTTGACAGACACTGCAGTTTGGGCAAAG GTGGAGGAGTTGAGTTCCCTGGAAAGTCTGACAGATGAAAATGGAGTCGGAATGATAAGAAATGctgagaggggaaaaaaagga TCTCCAGACCTTGTACCAGATGAGAGTCGTTGCCATTATCACCATGGAAACGGCCCCTTCAACGATGTAGACATCCCAGGATGCTGGTTTTTCAAATTACCTCATAAG GATGGCAACCAGAACAATGTGGGCAGCCCCTTTTCTAAGGACTTCCTGTCCAAAATGGAGGACGGTACTCTGAGGGCAGGGCGAGGTGGAACCAATGCTACACGGGCTcttgaaattaataaaatgatgtCCTTCTGGAGGAATGCCCATAAACGAATTAG CTCTCAGATGGTGCTGTGGCTCAGAAAAGGAGAGCTCCCTCGTGCTGTCGTCAG ACACAAAGACTTTGATGAGGAGGGACAGTACGGCGCCATATTACCTCAGGTCATCACAGCTGGAACAGTCACCCGTAGGGCCGTGGAGCCAACATGGCTGACTGCCAGCAACGCACGG CGGGATCGGGTTGGCAGTGAGCTGAAGGCCATGGTGCAGGTTCCACCTGGTTACCACCTGGTAGGAGCAGATGTAGATTCTCAGGAGCTGTGGATTGCCGCAGTGCTTGGAGAAGCTCACTTTGCTGCCATGCATG GTTGCACAGCGTTTGGCTGGATGACTCTTCAGGGAAAGAAAAGTCAGGGCACTGACCTGCACAGCCGCACTGCTGATGCTGTGGGAATCAGCAGGGAGCATGCCAAGGTCTTCAACTATGGACGCATTTATGGTGCCGGACAACCTTTTGCTGAGAGGCTGCTGATGCAGTTTAATCACCGCCTCAGTCAGGCAGAAGCCGGAAGCAAAGCCCGGCAGATGTATGCCTTAACAAAGGGCATACGCAG ATACCATCTGTCGGAGGAGGGTGAGTGGCTGGTCAGTGAACTGGGTATTGATGTGAAGAGGGAAGAGGATGGAAGTGTCTCCCTGCAGGAGTTGCGGAGGATATCCAAGTTGGCCTCAAAGTG TTCACGACGGAAGAGGTGGAATATAGTCGGCAAACGTCTGTGGGCTGGAGGCACCGAGTCGGACATGTTCAATAAGCTGGAGAGTATTGCTCATTCGAGCCAGCCAGCCACTCCTGTTCTGGGCTGCAGGATTAGCAGAGCACTGGAGCCCATGGCAGCTAAAGACGAG TTTATCACCAGCAGAGTCAACTGGGTGGTTCAGAGCTCGGCGGTGGACTACCTACACCTGATGCTTGTGGCCATGAAGTGGCTCTTTGAGGAGCACAACATCGATGGTCGTTTCTGCATCAGCATCCACGACGAGGTGCGCTACCTGGTCCGCAGTGAAGATCGTTACAGAGCTGCGCTGGCTCTTCAGATTACAAACCTGCTTACAAG GAGTATGTTTGCCCATGCGCTCGGGATGCAAGACCTCCCCCATTCAGTAGCTTTCTTCAGTGCAGTCGACATTGACCAGTGCCTGAGGAAGGAGGTCACCATGGACTGTGTGACTCCTTCCAACCCCACAGGTCTGGAGCGAAGATATGGCCTACGACCTG GTGAAGCCTTGGACATCTACCAAATCATTGATATCACCAAAGGCTCTTTAAGCAAAGGAAGATAG